Below is a genomic region from Bacteroidales bacterium.
AATGCCTGTTACAGTAACACTTGGGGGAGACCCAACATTTATTTATGCTGCTACAGCCCCAGTGCCAGACGGCTTTTCAGAATACATGCTTGCAGGGTTTCTTAAAAACGAAAAAGTAAAATTGGTAAAAAGCAAAACCAATGATATTTGGATTCCTGAATGCTCAGACTTTGTAATAGAAGGTTATATCGACACTTCAGAGCCTTTTAGAACAGAAGGTCCTTTTGGCGACCACACAGGATTTTACTCTATTCCTGATGAATATCCAGTTTTTCATATCACAAAAATATCTTTTCGCAAAAATGCTGTTTATCCTGCAACAGTTGTTGGAGTACCAAAAAAAGAAGATAGGTTTTTTGGAATGGCAACAACGAAAATATTTTTACCATTAATAAAAAACATTTTAATTCCGGAAATTACAGATATGTTTTTGCCCGAGGAAGGCGGTTTCCATAATTTAGCTTTAGTTAAAACTCAAAAAAAATATAGAGGGCAAGCAGAAAAGATTTTTCATGCTATGTGGGGAGCAGGGCAGATGATGTTTATGAAAAATATTTTTGTTTTTGATGAAAATGTAGATTTAAGAAACCTTGCTTCAGTTTTAAGTGCGATAGATAATAATTTTGATCCATCGTCAGGATTGATTTTTTCCAAAGGTCCATCAGATGTGCTTGACCATGCTGCTAAAGAATTTTCTTTTGGAGGAAAAGCTGGTTTTGATTGCACAGCAAAAGAAAAAACATTAAAAGAAAATAATATTTCTTCGTTTTTTAAAGGGTGTGAAAATATTAAAAAAATAAGTAACTCAATTTTTGTATTGTTTACAAACTCTCCTGTCGAAGACTCGAATTCTATAATTCAAGGTTTTAAAAACGAAAAAAGCATTAATAATAGAGGAATTTTAATAATTACCGATTTGAATACGCAAGGTTTTTCAAACAGTAAAATCTTATGGTATATTCTTGCAAACATTGACCCAAACAGAGATTATTCAATAATTTGCAATGGACAATCAAACAGTCTTTTATTAATTAACGCTAGCGTAAAAGATAAAAAAGCTGTTCCACATGGAAATTGGCCCGCCATTACAATTATGAGTGATGAAATAATCAAAAAAGTTGATTTAATGTGGAACCGATGTGATACTGGAGAGTTTGTTGAAAGTCCATCAAAAGAATTTTCAATGTTTAAAAGCAATTCGCACTATATGTAGTTTTACAATTCGGGCTATTTAAGTTTTTTTTGCAAATGAAATGAAAATATTTTGAAAGCGGCGCAATTGTAGGGTGTATTTTAAAGTTAGATTTCTCTTTATAATGTTTCCTTCAAAAATAGTATCGTCAAAACTAAAAGGGTTTATATGAATATTTCCTTTTAGTGTGATGGTTTTTTTTCCAAAAGCTTTAAAAACAGCTTCTTTAAAAGTCCAATATGCAATAGCTTTTTCAAGATTTTTAGTTTTTTCCCATTCGCTCAACTCTTCTTTGTTCATGAATTTTTCTACAACTTTTAATATTTTTGAATTTACAGGCTCTATATCAATACCATATTTTGAATGTATATCTTCGGATATAAGCACTGCCGCATAGTCAGAACAATGCGAAATGCTAATAGCTCGTTGTGGGTTTACAAGATATGGCTTATTGTTTTTATCATAATAAATTCTATATATGTAATCAGCTTTTACAAGATTTCTTATTAAAGCTCTGTAACTTAGCCACTGTTTTCGCCTAGCATCGTTGCCGAAGGATTCCAAAGTGTCGAATTCTTCTTTATTAAGAAAAAGCATAGAAATAAGTTCTTCAATGCTTTCAGTTATTTTCCACAGTCCAATCTGCAAGTCTTGTTGAATCCATTCGTGATAAACTAATGGCATGTTTTTCTATTTTGAAATGATAATTTGCTTAACAACAAAGCTATCTTGAAAATTAATACGCATAAAATAGAATCCGTCAGCAATATTTTGAATATCTATTTCATCAGCATTTTCCGTAGCTAAAACAACGCGACCATTTATATCTAAAATTTCAATATTTTTCAAAACAAGTTCGTTTGGATAGTTTACAGAAACATTGTTTGAAGCAGGAACTGGAAATACAGTTATATTTTTATAGAAAAAATCAACAGTGTTGTAAGTTGGATCCCAAATAGCATAAGCCCATTCTGGATTATCTACAAAAGGATTGCGATTATGTTGATAGTCTTTGTATATAACATTATTTCTATCTATTTCTTTTTGGCTAACAGGGTCATTTTCATGCCATTTTAAAAGTAATTTTCTTGTCCAGTCAGAAAAGTTGTTTCCACTAAGAGCTGGACTGCTCCATGATGAGATTTTGTCCATATACCTAGTTAGCATATAAAAATATATTCTAGCAAAGTCACCTTTATATTCATTCGCAGGCTCGAAAACGATGCTTGAATATCCAGGGAAAGTGCAGGTTCCTAATTTGCCAGTTCCATATGTTGTGCCCGATGCACATTCTCCATAGGGATAGTTAGATCTGTATCCATTTACTTTTCCGTCGGTAGGAACTAAATGAAATAAATCTGATTTCATTGGTGGAGCATTGTTAAACCAGCTTTTTGGAAAACTGTGCTCGCGATTATAGCAGTCACAAATATTTTTATATTCTCCACATTGGTCTGTTCCAAAAGTAAAATTACAATTAGAGTACATGTCCCAAACTTTGTTGTTGCCTAAATTATCAGTATGTTTAAATGCTGTCCATAAACCATCATATGATACTACAGAGTGTCCATCAATAATATCATGTAATGCAGAACGCAAATTTTCGCCTGTTAAACCTTGAGCACTATCATAGTAGCCATCAGGTATTTGAGCATTGACGGCTAGTGATGAAAAGATAACTAATAATAAAAATATCTTTTTCATATTTAAAAAATTTAGTAAAGATAATAGTTTTTTTAAAATAAAAAAGTTGAAGGAAATTTACCTCCCTCAACTTTTTTATAACTGCCATGAATAAAAATGAATAAAAGTTCTTATTGAATAATTAATTTAGATATGGGTTTGTTGTTTACTAATACAATATATACGCCTTTTCTAAGGTTATCTTTCTCGTATTTACGACCGCTTAAATCGTAAATTTCAACTTTATCATTTTCAACAATACCAGATATTTTCCAATTTTCGCCTTTATTTACTGGATTTGGATAAATATTGAACACTCTATTATCTTCTCCACACGAGGAAGCAATCATATCAGAATAAGCAAAATTTCCGTCAAAGTCAACTTGTTTTAATTTATAAAAAACATTGCCTTTGCTTTCTTCTATATAAGAGGTTTTATAGCTTTTATAAGTATTTGCATTTCTTCTTCCTTTAATGGTGTCAACGGGACCAAAGGCAATTCCATTATAAGATTTTAAAACAACAAAATAATCATTATTACTTTCAGAAGCAACTTCCCATGATAAATCTACAAAACCATCGTTGCATTGTGCTTCAAAAGACATTAGTTCTATGGGAAGTACATCGCAATCCATTGCTCCGCCTTCAGAAAAATTCCATATTAAGTCAAAACCGTGTGCCCCTGGAGACCAATTGTTTACCATTAGGTAATATCTTTCTCCTGGGTTTACACTAATCCACTTTACCCAACTGTCTCCAAAAACATCTTCGCTAGCATCTGTAGCAGTGCCATTCATACCTGTATTTGTGGGCCAATTAGCTGCGCTGCAATCTATGCATGGACCTCCGCAATCTACGCCTTCTTCATTTTCATCTTTAACTTTATTGCTGCATTGAGTGCCATCTCTTATAAATAGTGCATATGTTTCTGCTTCTCCAGTAGCAGCAGGGTTACAAGGATTAGTTTGATAACTTCCTAGGTTTGAAAAAACTCTAAAACCAGTGCCTCCAAGACGAGCTGTTGAAGGTATGGTTATGTTTCCAGTTACTGTGCCATTTTTAGCATTCGTAGATCCTATTTCATAATATTCTCCAGCATCGAATTGAAGATTTTTATTCCAATCAAACCAAGCTGATACACGAGTATTGCCAAAAAGAGTATTTCTAAAAACACTTACAGTAAGAGTATATGTACTGCTTTTGTTTACATCTGTGGATAAACTAGTATAATTTACATAGTGTCCAGCAGAACCTTGATTGTTTTCATTGTCAATGGTGCCAAATTGAACACGAGTAACACATGATGTGTAGTTTGTTGCCGTAGAATTTGGTATGCATATGTTGGAGCCATTGCATAAGAGCATCTAACGGGGTCTCCTAATGCGTTACAATTGTCGCTTTTGTATAGAGCAAAATCATAGTCTTCAAAAAACTTTTGAGGTTTTATATCTAAAGCCATTTTTCCGCTTTCTGTAATTTCAAAAAGATACCAATTTGAAAAATTTTCAGACAAGTTGCAACCACCGCAAGTAGAAGTTAGCCCTGGTCCTGGACTTGCTGCACTTAGATTTGTTGCTCCACAAATTGCTGTTGCTGATGTACAATCGTTGGTTGTTTGTGCAATAGTTGTGTCATAAGTGCTTAATGTAATATTCCAGCCTTCAGTAACAACAGAAGCATTAGACCAAAATGTAAAAGTAAGACATCCGCTACTATTTGTTGCTTTAAATGTCATAGGACAATCAGTATTCCAATTTCCGCAGCCTCCCCATAGCATAGGGCTACCTTGTGTAGGTCCGTCTCTTATTATAAGAGCATCGTTTTCGCAACCTGTGCTAAGTTCTATATTTAAACTATGTATTGTGGCTTGGAGAGCTTTTCCGGGTTGGTCTGGACAAAATGTTCTATAAATACTATTTATATTATTAGAATATGGGTTTGATAGTCCTCCATCATCGGTATATGTTCCGGATGAAGTATTTACCATGCATGCCCCATTGAATGTCCCTTGTATTCCTTGTGTAGGGTGTTTATATGTTCCCCCAGATTCAAGGCAACTTATATAAAATTGTATTTCTCGGGTTGCTGTACCAATGCCTTCAAGGTCAATAATAAAATAATATGTTATGCCAGCTTCTAAATTAAAAGGTCCATAGGTTCCAGTTGCATTCGTTCGGGCAATACATGTCCA
It encodes:
- a CDS encoding menaquinone biosynthesis decarboxylase translates to MAFYSLAKWVSLLREKGEVCEINEYVSPELEISEFADRITNSNNSKPLLFKNNGTDFPVLVNLFANSDLTNRFLNLENEKGAINRIEKILSLLKSKPRFSIDFFSSLWEMRNLSPKKLRKSGTCMENEMDFPDISKFPVIKSWPFDGGRFLTLPLVHTIDPETGIQNMGMYRMQVFDGKSTGMHWHKHKGGAAHFEKWKKLGKQMPVTVTLGGDPTFIYAATAPVPDGFSEYMLAGFLKNEKVKLVKSKTNDIWIPECSDFVIEGYIDTSEPFRTEGPFGDHTGFYSIPDEYPVFHITKISFRKNAVYPATVVGVPKKEDRFFGMATTKIFLPLIKNILIPEITDMFLPEEGGFHNLALVKTQKKYRGQAEKIFHAMWGAGQMMFMKNIFVFDENVDLRNLASVLSAIDNNFDPSSGLIFSKGPSDVLDHAAKEFSFGGKAGFDCTAKEKTLKENNISSFFKGCENIKKISNSIFVLFTNSPVEDSNSIIQGFKNEKSINNRGILIITDLNTQGFSNSKILWYILANIDPNRDYSIICNGQSNSLLLINASVKDKKAVPHGNWPAITIMSDEIIKKVDLMWNRCDTGEFVESPSKEFSMFKSNSHYM
- a CDS encoding 4'-phosphopantetheinyl transferase superfamily protein, coding for MPLVYHEWIQQDLQIGLWKITESIEELISMLFLNKEEFDTLESFGNDARRKQWLSYRALIRNLVKADYIYRIYYDKNNKPYLVNPQRAISISHCSDYAAVLISEDIHSKYGIDIEPVNSKILKVVEKFMNKEELSEWEKTKNLEKAIAYWTFKEAVFKAFGKKTITLKGNIHINPFSFDDTIFEGNIIKRNLTLKYTLQLRRFQNIFISFAKKT
- a CDS encoding T9SS type A sorting domain-containing protein, with the protein product MKKIFLLLVIFSSLAVNAQIPDGYYDSAQGLTGENLRSALHDIIDGHSVVSYDGLWTAFKHTDNLGNNKVWDMYSNCNFTFGTDQCGEYKNICDCYNREHSFPKSWFNNAPPMKSDLFHLVPTDGKVNGYRSNYPYGECASGTTYGTGKLGTCTFPGYSSIVFEPANEYKGDFARIYFYMLTRYMDKISSWSSPALSGNNFSDWTRKLLLKWHENDPVSQKEIDRNNVIYKDYQHNRNPFVDNPEWAYAIWDPTYNTVDFFYKNITVFPVPASNNVSVNYPNELVLKNIEILDINGRVVLATENADEIDIQNIADGFYFMRINFQDSFVVKQIIISK